In a genomic window of Chthoniobacterales bacterium:
- a CDS encoding pyruvate carboxylase: MPSKNSSVTPAIDVSARTLLVANRSEIAIRVFRAANELGMRTIAVYAEEDRFSIHRFKADEAYVVGRGKGPVGAYLDIESIVGIARERGAHMVHPGYGFLSENAEFARACGEAGITFVGPRPDLLEMMGDKTAARSLAVKLGVPVLPGTEDPVEDRAEAIKIAKKIGFPLIIKAAFGGGGRGMRVVRKESELVPLLDEARNEAGRAFGNPAVFLEKYIPRAKHIEVQILGDSHGGVLHLHERDCSIQRRHQKVVEVAPSVNLPDKVRTDLCNAAVEIAKGIGYNNAGTVEFLYDADRREWFFIEMNPRIQVEHTVTEQITGIDLVRSQILVAAGARLHGPELALPAQENIPRNGFAVQCRVTTEDPANNFTPNYGKIITYRSAAGFGIRLDSGMGTTGSSITPFYDSLVVKITASGQTFPVALDRMHRALREFRIRGVKTNIPFLENVVTNPVFRAGDATTTFIDKTPALFDFKPRRDRATKLMQFLADVTVNGNAEAKGYRPSARLAPAPLPAVDLRILPPPGTRQKLIELGPEKFASWTRRQKRALFTDTTFRDAHQSLLATRVRTHDMLLMADAVARRTPQLFSVEMWGGATFDASMRFLREDPWERLRALRAKIPNICFQMLLRGSNAVGYSNYPPNVVSGFIRHAAESGMDIFRVFDSLNDLSNMRAAMEAVRETRAVCEGTVCYTGDILDPQRTKYSLKYYIKLVKELEKMGAHFIAIKDMAGLCRPFAAKALIKSLRAETDLPIHFHTHDTSGVNAASVLAAIESGADIADSAISSMSGSTSQPNLNSLVAALQHTPHDSGLDLDALNEFADYWEQARTFYAPFDTAPRTGSAEVYLHEMPGGQFTNLKEQAASMGLGHRWPEIARCYAEVNKLFGDIVKVTPSSKVVGDMALFLFTRGIKPADVPNLPPGTPFPESVKDMLAGGLGQPMGGWPKDVVKAVLGKAAAKPARAPKVHLEKVRAELAAKLKQQPHDDDLYSYLMYPDVFAAFSKFEREYGDVSVLPTPAFFYGLKPGEEIAVEIEQGKTLFIKLVNLGPADKDGHRIVFFELNGMPREVTIIDKSLQTAKKTRAKANPSKPLEIGAPIPGMVTSVGPGNGARVAKGDKLLTLEAMKMQTTLYAPCDGSVEEVLVATGDAVDAGDLLVRMRE, from the coding sequence ATGCCGTCCAAAAATTCTTCCGTCACCCCGGCCATCGACGTCTCGGCGCGCACACTTCTCGTCGCCAACCGCAGCGAGATCGCCATCCGCGTTTTCCGGGCGGCCAACGAACTCGGCATGCGCACCATCGCGGTCTACGCGGAGGAGGACCGTTTTTCCATCCACCGCTTCAAAGCCGACGAAGCGTATGTCGTGGGCCGCGGCAAAGGACCAGTCGGCGCTTACCTCGACATCGAGAGCATCGTCGGCATCGCACGCGAGCGCGGCGCGCACATGGTGCATCCGGGCTACGGGTTCCTCTCGGAAAACGCCGAGTTTGCCCGCGCCTGCGGCGAGGCGGGGATCACCTTCGTGGGCCCGCGCCCCGATCTTTTGGAAATGATGGGCGACAAAACGGCCGCGCGATCGCTGGCCGTGAAACTCGGCGTTCCGGTGCTGCCCGGCACGGAAGATCCGGTGGAAGACCGCGCGGAGGCCATCAAGATCGCGAAAAAAATCGGCTTCCCCCTCATCATCAAAGCGGCTTTCGGCGGTGGCGGACGCGGCATGCGTGTGGTGCGCAAGGAAAGCGAACTCGTCCCCTTGCTCGACGAGGCGCGCAACGAAGCAGGCCGCGCTTTCGGCAACCCGGCGGTCTTCCTCGAGAAATACATCCCGAGAGCCAAACACATCGAGGTGCAGATTCTCGGCGACTCGCACGGGGGCGTGCTGCACCTGCACGAGCGCGACTGCTCGATCCAGCGCCGACACCAGAAAGTCGTCGAAGTCGCGCCGTCGGTGAACTTGCCCGACAAAGTGCGCACGGACCTCTGCAACGCCGCGGTCGAGATCGCCAAGGGCATCGGCTACAACAACGCGGGCACGGTGGAATTCCTCTATGACGCGGACCGCCGTGAGTGGTTCTTCATCGAGATGAACCCGCGCATCCAGGTCGAGCACACCGTGACGGAGCAGATCACGGGGATCGACCTCGTTCGCTCGCAGATCCTCGTCGCCGCCGGCGCGCGCCTGCACGGACCCGAGCTTGCGCTGCCGGCGCAGGAAAACATCCCGCGCAACGGTTTCGCCGTGCAGTGCCGCGTGACGACCGAGGATCCCGCCAACAACTTCACGCCGAACTACGGCAAGATCATCACCTACCGCAGCGCCGCCGGATTCGGAATCCGCCTGGACTCGGGTATGGGCACAACGGGCAGTTCGATCACGCCGTTCTACGACTCGCTGGTGGTGAAGATCACGGCCTCGGGGCAGACGTTCCCGGTGGCGCTCGACCGCATGCACCGTGCGCTGCGCGAGTTCCGCATCCGTGGCGTGAAGACCAACATACCTTTCCTCGAGAATGTCGTGACCAATCCGGTCTTCCGGGCCGGTGACGCAACCACGACCTTCATCGACAAAACGCCGGCCCTCTTCGACTTCAAACCGCGGCGCGATCGCGCGACGAAACTCATGCAATTCCTGGCCGACGTGACGGTCAACGGCAACGCCGAAGCCAAAGGCTACCGGCCTTCCGCCCGGTTGGCGCCCGCGCCGCTTCCCGCCGTCGATTTGCGCATCCTCCCCCCGCCCGGCACGCGCCAGAAGTTGATCGAACTCGGACCGGAGAAGTTCGCCTCTTGGACGCGCAGGCAGAAGCGGGCGCTTTTCACCGACACGACCTTCCGCGACGCCCACCAGTCGCTCCTCGCCACGCGCGTGCGCACCCACGACATGCTGCTGATGGCGGACGCCGTGGCGCGGCGCACACCGCAGCTGTTCAGCGTCGAAATGTGGGGCGGCGCGACATTTGACGCCTCGATGCGCTTCCTTCGCGAAGATCCGTGGGAGCGTTTGCGCGCCCTGCGGGCCAAGATCCCCAACATTTGCTTCCAGATGCTGCTGCGCGGATCGAACGCGGTCGGCTACTCGAATTACCCGCCGAACGTCGTGTCAGGTTTCATCCGCCATGCCGCGGAGAGCGGTATGGACATCTTCCGCGTGTTCGACTCGTTGAACGATCTCTCCAACATGCGTGCGGCGATGGAAGCCGTGCGCGAGACGCGCGCCGTGTGCGAGGGCACGGTCTGCTACACCGGCGACATCCTCGACCCGCAGCGCACGAAATACTCGCTCAAATATTACATCAAGCTGGTGAAAGAGCTGGAAAAAATGGGCGCGCATTTCATCGCCATCAAGGACATGGCGGGGCTCTGCCGTCCGTTCGCGGCCAAGGCGCTGATCAAATCCCTGCGCGCGGAGACCGACCTTCCGATCCACTTCCACACGCACGACACCAGCGGCGTGAATGCAGCGTCCGTCCTCGCCGCGATCGAATCGGGGGCGGACATCGCGGACTCGGCCATCAGCTCGATGTCCGGCTCGACGTCGCAACCCAACCTCAACAGCCTCGTGGCCGCGCTGCAGCACACGCCGCATGACAGCGGCCTCGATCTCGACGCCTTGAACGAGTTCGCCGACTACTGGGAGCAGGCTAGGACTTTCTACGCGCCGTTCGACACCGCCCCGCGCACCGGCAGCGCCGAGGTTTATCTGCACGAAATGCCCGGCGGGCAATTCACCAACCTCAAGGAACAGGCCGCCTCGATGGGCCTTGGCCACCGCTGGCCGGAAATCGCCCGCTGCTACGCCGAGGTGAACAAGCTGTTCGGCGACATCGTCAAAGTCACGCCGTCCAGCAAAGTCGTTGGCGACATGGCGCTGTTTCTTTTCACGCGCGGGATCAAACCCGCCGATGTTCCGAACCTTCCGCCCGGGACGCCTTTTCCCGAGTCGGTCAAGGACATGCTGGCCGGCGGACTCGGACAACCCATGGGCGGGTGGCCCAAGGACGTGGTCAAGGCCGTGCTCGGCAAGGCCGCCGCGAAGCCGGCCCGCGCACCCAAGGTTCACCTCGAAAAAGTGCGCGCCGAACTTGCCGCCAAGCTCAAGCAACAGCCCCACGATGACGATCTCTACAGCTATTTGATGTATCCCGACGTGTTCGCCGCATTCAGCAAATTCGAGCGCGAATACGGCGACGTCAGCGTCCTTCCCACGCCGGCCTTTTTCTACGGACTCAAGCCCGGTGAGGAGATCGCCGTGGAAATCGAGCAGGGCAAAACGCTTTTCATCAAGCTGGTCAACCTCGGTCCCGCCGACAAGGACGGACATCGCATCGTGTTCTTCGAACTCAACGGCATGCCGCGCGAAGTCACCATCATCGACAAATCGCTGCAGACCGCCAAAAAGACCCGCGCCAAAGCCAACCCGTCGAAGCCGCTCGAAATCGGCGCACCGATACCGGGCATGGTCACGAGCGTCGGGCCGGGCAACGGCGCGCGCGTGGCCAAGGGGGACAAGCTTCTCACACTCGAAGCGATGAAAATGCAGACCACACTCTACGCGCCCTGCGACGGTTCGGTGGAAGAGGTCCTCGTCGCGACCGGGGATGCCGTCGATGCCGGCGACCTGCTTGTCAGGATGCGCGAGTAG
- a CDS encoding type II toxin-antitoxin system VapC family toxin, translating to MHRKIQIQVIIPDVNLLVYAYNKQAVRHAPAKAWWEATLNANTPVGLPWITSSGFIRLMTHPRITAEPLFPDDAVDLVRSWLDQPAVVVLQPGPKFAGLFFGYLEKIGAAGNLTTDAQLAALAVENQAELHSNDTDFSRFDGLRWRNPLK from the coding sequence ATTCATCGGAAAATCCAAATCCAAGTGATCATCCCCGACGTCAACCTGCTGGTTTACGCATACAACAAGCAAGCCGTGCGACACGCACCCGCCAAGGCTTGGTGGGAAGCCACACTTAACGCGAACACACCCGTCGGCCTTCCATGGATCACCTCCTCCGGATTTATCCGGCTCATGACCCATCCACGCATTACCGCGGAACCGCTTTTCCCCGATGATGCCGTTGACCTCGTGCGGTCATGGCTTGATCAGCCGGCTGTCGTCGTTCTGCAACCCGGACCGAAGTTTGCCGGACTTTTTTTCGGTTATCTCGAAAAAATCGGCGCGGCTGGCAATCTAACCACGGACGCCCAACTCGCCGCGCTCGCGGTGGAGAACCAGGCCGAACTGCACAGCAACGACACCGACTTCTCCCGCTTCGACGGCCTGCGCTGGCGCAATCCGCTGAAGTAA
- a CDS encoding D-glycero-beta-D-manno-heptose-7-phosphate kinase, translating to MPGCRVLAAGDLMLDEFIWGRVSRISPEAPVPVVAVERETFYPGGAANVARNLRAFTPGASVLGLVGDDAAGTRLRTLLGEGNIGTGAVLTREGGEPTTVKTRIIARTQQVVRVDRETVSPAGPAERKGLIRALEESLPRCDAVILEDYGKGLFDADLASSMIGLARDAGCVVAVDPNPGNPLPWRGATVVKPNRHEAFAAAGKPWREPAADPLEDRPLLEVASVLLEKWDTEQLLITLSELGMLLVTRDGTRHHTPTRAREVFDVSGAGDTAIALYALSLCAGATPVEASEIANHASGVVVGKLGTATLTPEELLASFENHAG from the coding sequence ATGCCGGGATGCCGCGTTCTCGCCGCGGGCGACCTGATGCTCGACGAGTTCATCTGGGGGCGTGTCTCGCGCATTTCGCCGGAGGCACCGGTGCCGGTGGTGGCCGTGGAGCGCGAAACTTTCTATCCGGGAGGTGCGGCCAATGTGGCGCGCAATCTGCGGGCCTTCACTCCCGGTGCGTCGGTCCTCGGCCTCGTGGGCGACGATGCCGCGGGAACGCGGCTGCGCACGTTGCTCGGAGAGGGCAACATCGGAACAGGCGCTGTGCTGACGCGCGAGGGTGGCGAGCCGACCACTGTCAAGACGCGCATCATCGCGCGCACCCAGCAAGTCGTGCGCGTGGACCGCGAGACGGTTTCCCCGGCCGGTCCGGCAGAACGCAAAGGTTTGATCCGCGCTTTGGAGGAGTCTTTGCCGCGCTGCGATGCGGTCATCCTCGAAGATTACGGCAAGGGTCTTTTCGATGCGGACCTCGCATCGTCCATGATCGGTCTGGCCCGCGATGCAGGATGCGTGGTGGCCGTGGATCCCAACCCCGGCAATCCGTTGCCATGGCGCGGGGCCACGGTGGTCAAGCCCAACCGCCACGAGGCCTTCGCCGCTGCGGGCAAGCCGTGGCGCGAGCCTGCCGCCGATCCGTTGGAAGACCGTCCGCTGCTCGAGGTTGCGTCCGTCCTTCTCGAAAAATGGGACACCGAGCAGTTGCTCATCACCTTGAGCGAGCTTGGCATGCTGCTGGTGACGCGCGACGGCACCCGCCACCACACGCCCACGCGGGCACGCGAAGTTTTCGATGTGTCCGGAGCGGGCGACACCGCAATCGCGCTCTATGCACTTTCCCTCTGCGCCGGCGCGACTCCGGTCGAGGCCTCGGAAATCGCCAACCACGCCAGCGGGGTTGTCGTGGGCAAGCTTGGCACGGCAACGCTCACGCCGGAGGAACTCTTGGCCAGCTTCGAAAACCATGCCGGCTGA
- a CDS encoding YkgJ family cysteine cluster protein, producing the protein MSEPRYLCQRCGNCCRWPGFVRVDENEITAIANFLGMADDEFIERHTELRPSRSGLMLKSNPDGSCIFLEGINTCTIQPVKPQQCRDFPNKWRFDGWREKCEAIEVMP; encoded by the coding sequence GTGAGCGAACCGCGCTATCTCTGCCAGCGCTGCGGCAACTGCTGCCGCTGGCCGGGCTTTGTCCGGGTTGATGAAAATGAAATCACCGCCATCGCAAATTTTTTGGGAATGGCCGACGACGAATTCATCGAGCGTCACACCGAACTTCGTCCGAGCAGGTCGGGCCTCATGCTGAAATCGAACCCCGACGGCTCCTGCATTTTCCTCGAGGGCATCAACACCTGCACCATCCAGCCGGTCAAACCGCAGCAATGCCGCGACTTCCCGAACAAATGGCGCTTCGACGGATGGCGGGAAAAATGCGAGGCGATCGAGGTGATGCCTTGA
- the kdsB gene encoding 3-deoxy-manno-octulosonate cytidylyltransferase, which produces MSAVTAIIPARWASTRFPGKPLVELHGKPLVQHVWERARRAKCVDHVIIATDDMRIAEAAFDFGAEVALTSPRHPTGTDRLAEVARKLKSSPVILNVQGDEPDISPSTIDRLARALQADPALGMVTAANPVTDPADVHNPNVVKVVTDLSGRALYFSRSVIPHDRDGRGGVRYLRHQGIYGYRRKVLLDFVKWKPTPLEKAEKLEQLRALEHGVPIGVIVVRHGSVGVDAPDDVAKAERALRRASR; this is translated from the coding sequence ATGTCCGCGGTGACAGCGATCATCCCCGCGCGTTGGGCCTCGACGCGCTTCCCCGGCAAGCCCCTGGTCGAGTTGCATGGCAAACCTCTCGTGCAGCATGTGTGGGAACGCGCCCGCCGGGCCAAGTGTGTCGATCATGTCATAATCGCCACCGACGATATGCGCATTGCCGAGGCCGCGTTCGATTTCGGCGCGGAGGTGGCGCTGACCTCGCCCAGACACCCGACGGGCACCGACCGCCTCGCTGAAGTGGCAAGGAAGCTCAAATCCTCGCCGGTCATATTGAACGTCCAAGGCGACGAACCCGATATTTCGCCGTCCACCATCGACCGATTGGCGCGTGCGTTGCAGGCCGATCCGGCGCTCGGAATGGTGACGGCAGCGAATCCCGTCACGGATCCCGCCGATGTGCACAATCCCAACGTGGTCAAGGTGGTGACCGATCTCTCCGGACGCGCGCTTTATTTTTCGCGCAGCGTGATTCCTCATGACCGCGACGGGCGCGGAGGGGTCAGATATCTCCGCCATCAAGGCATCTATGGCTACCGGCGCAAGGTCTTGCTCGATTTCGTGAAATGGAAGCCCACGCCGCTGGAGAAAGCGGAAAAGCTCGAGCAGTTGCGCGCCTTGGAACACGGCGTTCCCATCGGAGTGATCGTGGTGCGGCATGGTTCGGTCGGCGTCGATGCGCCCGACGACGTGGCCAAAGCGGAGCGCGCTTTGCGCCGGGCATCACGCTGA
- a CDS encoding DNA polymerase II — protein MSPVSLLELDPVLFGVDPTEGIVAVEFAAPDHVHIYRRDGDKTTVEEATHKPFAWATEPLPGNSRELAGKNAFRFTVAFDSAAQFSTAKAAYKKQVFALNDLAHQYLLQSGRTLFKGMAFQDLRRMQVDIETFTGADGVMSDSAKDPLLAISLSDSSGWEEILVVDDPSDEAQEKEVLEKFVALVRQRDPDVIEGHNIFKFDLPYLETRARKHKVKLDLGRDGSALRSHPSRLQIAERLIQYRKFEIHGRHIVDTLFLVQFHDVGARELESFGLKAAARHFGVAEDDRIELGAREITEAHDKKRETFTQYALQDVRETRALSAALSPAWFTQTAIFPYNYQDVVIRGNATKINSLFLREYLRQGQSVPSLPEVRRFEGGYTDIFFTGVARDVWHCDIASLYPSVMLSFGLFPKADTLGVFGEMLARLRKFRLEAKAAMRSAKGAQKAHLDALQGTFKILINSFYGYLGFAQGNFADFEAAAAVTAKGRELLRGMVDWLRQRGADVIEIDTDGIYFTPPKDATWHGLYRELAATLPEGIEVEFDARYAAMFSYKAKNYALLSEDGKLSIKGAALKSRGLEKFQRIFIERAVRALLEGKPEVIPSMHAEFAKALRDRSWDAEMFVKTEALQDSLEAYQKKIAASSRNRSAAFELALRSGRKMQAGDRVTYYITGTKKTVKAYESARLLEEWNPKQRDENTAYYLSKLEDLAAKFEAFVPAGAGGDRLL, from the coding sequence ATGTCTCCGGTTTCATTGCTTGAACTCGATCCCGTGCTTTTTGGTGTCGATCCGACAGAGGGGATCGTGGCGGTCGAATTTGCCGCTCCGGACCATGTTCACATTTACCGGCGCGACGGGGATAAAACGACGGTCGAGGAGGCAACGCACAAGCCGTTCGCCTGGGCCACGGAGCCGTTGCCGGGAAATTCGAGGGAATTGGCCGGCAAAAATGCTTTTCGTTTCACCGTCGCCTTTGACAGTGCTGCACAGTTTTCCACAGCGAAGGCCGCATACAAAAAGCAAGTGTTCGCGCTGAACGATCTCGCGCACCAATACCTGCTGCAGAGCGGGCGGACATTGTTCAAAGGCATGGCGTTCCAGGATCTGCGTAGGATGCAGGTGGACATCGAGACATTCACCGGCGCGGATGGTGTCATGTCCGATTCGGCCAAAGACCCGCTGTTGGCCATTTCGCTGAGCGACAGTTCGGGATGGGAGGAGATCCTCGTGGTGGATGATCCTTCGGACGAAGCGCAGGAAAAAGAGGTGCTGGAAAAATTCGTCGCTTTGGTGCGGCAGCGCGATCCGGATGTCATCGAGGGGCACAACATATTCAAATTCGACCTGCCCTATCTCGAGACGCGGGCGCGCAAGCACAAGGTGAAGCTGGACCTTGGACGCGACGGCAGCGCGCTGAGGTCGCATCCGTCGAGGCTGCAGATCGCCGAGAGGCTGATCCAATACCGCAAGTTCGAGATCCACGGACGCCACATTGTGGACACGCTGTTTCTCGTCCAATTCCATGATGTGGGAGCGCGCGAGCTGGAAAGTTTCGGACTCAAAGCTGCCGCGCGTCATTTCGGCGTGGCGGAAGATGACCGGATCGAGCTCGGTGCACGCGAGATCACGGAGGCGCATGACAAGAAGCGCGAGACATTCACGCAGTATGCCCTGCAAGACGTGCGCGAGACTCGGGCGCTGTCCGCGGCGTTGAGTCCGGCGTGGTTCACGCAGACGGCGATCTTTCCCTACAACTACCAGGATGTGGTCATTCGCGGGAACGCAACAAAGATCAACAGCCTGTTTTTGCGCGAATACCTGCGCCAAGGACAGTCGGTCCCGTCATTGCCCGAGGTGCGCCGGTTCGAGGGTGGATACACTGACATTTTTTTCACCGGCGTGGCGCGTGATGTGTGGCATTGCGACATTGCCTCGCTCTATCCGTCCGTCATGCTTTCGTTCGGGCTTTTTCCGAAGGCGGACACGCTCGGGGTCTTCGGCGAGATGCTGGCGCGGTTGCGCAAGTTCCGGCTTGAAGCAAAGGCGGCCATGCGTTCGGCCAAGGGCGCGCAGAAAGCGCACCTCGACGCGTTGCAGGGAACCTTCAAAATCCTCATCAACAGCTTTTACGGATATCTTGGCTTTGCGCAGGGAAATTTCGCCGATTTCGAGGCTGCTGCGGCGGTCACGGCGAAAGGACGAGAGTTGCTGCGCGGGATGGTGGATTGGTTGCGCCAGCGCGGGGCGGACGTCATCGAGATCGACACGGACGGCATTTATTTCACGCCGCCGAAGGACGCGACGTGGCACGGTCTTTACCGGGAACTGGCGGCCACTTTGCCCGAGGGCATCGAGGTCGAATTCGACGCGCGTTATGCGGCGATGTTCAGCTACAAGGCGAAGAATTATGCGCTTCTTTCGGAGGACGGAAAGTTGTCGATCAAGGGCGCGGCTTTGAAATCGCGCGGGCTGGAAAAATTCCAGCGGATCTTCATCGAGCGTGCGGTGCGGGCGTTGCTCGAGGGCAAACCCGAGGTGATTCCATCCATGCACGCGGAGTTCGCCAAAGCGCTGCGCGATCGCAGTTGGGATGCGGAGATGTTTGTCAAAACCGAGGCGCTGCAGGATTCGCTCGAAGCTTACCAGAAGAAGATCGCGGCTTCGTCGAGGAATCGCTCGGCTGCTTTCGAGTTGGCGCTGCGAAGCGGGCGCAAGATGCAGGCGGGCGACCGTGTGACTTATTACATCACCGGCACAAAGAAGACGGTGAAGGCTTACGAGAGCGCGAGGCTGCTCGAAGAGTGGAATCCCAAACAGCGCGACGAGAACACGGCATACTATCTGTCCAAGCTCGAGGATCTGGCCGCCAAGTTCGAGGCGTTCGTTCCGGCCGGCGCGGGTGGTGACCGGTTGCTTTAA
- a CDS encoding nucleoside recognition protein has product MLNYIWLGLVLAAVLLGGATGQLKEVTAAAFEACKTSVMTIALPLAGVMALWLGIMRLAEKSGLIHAIAKLLRPIMTRIFPDVPAEHPAMGSMIMNMAANMLGLANAATPLGLRAMQDLEKLNPRPGTATNAMCTFLALNTSSVQLIPASAVAVLAAAGSVQPTAIIGTALVATACSTLVGLISVKTLEKLPFYKLPPVTAEDETAKKKEEEEQPSAVATPPPEPLAWRARLLLAIFGAFFLFLLWRTAGAGYDGNRGIFASYVEAISLLAIPFLLSFFPLYAALRRVPVYEEFVEGAKEGLQVALRIIPFLVAILAAVGMFRGAGGIDMLSRGLDPLFSAIGFPTELLPLVFMRPLSGSGTMGIFTELVGAHGPDSIIARMAGTIMGSTETTFYVIAVYFGSVAIRRTRHAVPAGLLADLAGVIASIAVCRLVFG; this is encoded by the coding sequence GTGCTGAATTACATCTGGCTCGGATTGGTGCTCGCGGCCGTTCTGCTCGGCGGAGCGACGGGACAACTCAAGGAAGTCACCGCCGCCGCGTTCGAGGCGTGCAAGACGTCGGTGATGACCATCGCCCTGCCGCTCGCCGGCGTCATGGCGCTGTGGCTGGGCATTATGCGCTTGGCCGAAAAATCCGGACTCATCCACGCCATCGCCAAGCTGCTGCGTCCGATCATGACGCGCATTTTCCCGGACGTTCCCGCCGAACATCCGGCCATGGGGTCCATGATCATGAACATGGCCGCGAACATGCTCGGACTGGCCAACGCCGCCACCCCCCTCGGGCTGCGCGCCATGCAGGATCTCGAGAAGCTCAATCCGCGCCCCGGCACGGCGACCAACGCGATGTGCACTTTCCTCGCCCTCAACACCAGCTCGGTGCAACTTATCCCTGCCAGTGCCGTTGCCGTCCTCGCCGCCGCCGGATCGGTCCAACCCACGGCGATCATCGGCACAGCACTCGTCGCCACCGCCTGCTCGACGCTCGTCGGGCTGATCTCGGTCAAAACGCTGGAAAAACTTCCTTTTTACAAATTGCCGCCAGTCACGGCCGAAGACGAAACGGCGAAGAAAAAGGAAGAAGAAGAGCAACCCTCGGCTGTCGCCACCCCGCCGCCAGAGCCTCTCGCTTGGCGCGCGCGCCTTCTGCTCGCGATCTTCGGGGCGTTTTTCCTGTTCCTGCTCTGGCGCACGGCGGGCGCCGGCTATGACGGCAACCGCGGGATCTTCGCCTCCTATGTCGAAGCGATTTCGTTGCTCGCGATTCCGTTCCTCCTCTCGTTCTTCCCGCTCTACGCCGCGCTTCGCCGCGTTCCCGTCTATGAGGAATTCGTCGAGGGCGCCAAGGAAGGCTTGCAAGTCGCACTGCGCATCATTCCCTTCCTCGTGGCCATCCTCGCGGCCGTCGGCATGTTCCGCGGCGCCGGTGGCATCGACATGTTGAGCCGCGGACTGGATCCGCTCTTCTCCGCCATCGGTTTCCCGACGGAGCTTCTGCCGCTCGTGTTCATGCGCCCGCTCAGCGGCAGCGGGACGATGGGGATTTTCACCGAGTTGGTCGGCGCGCACGGGCCGGACAGCATCATTGCGCGCATGGCGGGAACCATCATGGGAAGCACGGAGACGACATTTTACGTCATTGCAGTCTATTTTGGTTCGGTTGCAATCCGCCGCACCCGCCACGCCGTTCCTGCCGGACTCCTCGCCGATCTTGCCGGCGTCATCGCATCCATCGCCGTCTGCCGTCTGGTTTTCGGGTGA
- a CDS encoding HAD family hydrolase codes for MPAERPAVFFDRDGTLIREVNYCSRPSQVEVIPSACEALRKLSEAGFALVIVTNQSGIGRGYFAREDYQRVHEEVLRQLRPVEILATYYDDSTPDRPSDRRKPSPAMIIEAAREHALDLSRSWMVGDKTSDIDCGQNAGLRTVLVETGHGRGHLDCGADAVVPEIGAAADFILKEAACPR; via the coding sequence ATGCCGGCTGAGCGCCCCGCCGTTTTTTTCGACCGCGACGGCACACTCATCCGCGAGGTCAACTATTGCTCCCGACCCTCGCAGGTAGAGGTCATTCCTAGCGCATGCGAGGCGCTGCGCAAGCTCTCGGAAGCCGGGTTCGCCCTCGTAATCGTCACCAACCAGAGCGGTATCGGCCGCGGATATTTCGCGCGCGAGGATTACCAGAGAGTGCACGAGGAGGTTCTCCGCCAGTTGCGTCCGGTGGAAATTCTCGCGACCTATTACGATGACAGCACGCCGGACCGTCCGAGCGACCGCCGCAAGCCCTCGCCGGCAATGATTATTGAGGCGGCCCGCGAACACGCGCTCGACCTCTCGCGATCGTGGATGGTCGGCGACAAGACGTCGGACATCGACTGCGGCCAAAACGCCGGCCTGCGCACGGTTCTCGTCGAGACCGGCCACGGCCGTGGTCACCTCGACTGCGGCGCCGATGCCGTCGTGCCCGAGATCGGCGCGGCCGCGGATTTTATTCTGAAGGAGGCGGCATGTCCGCGGTGA